A DNA window from Comamonas sp. 26 contains the following coding sequences:
- a CDS encoding ABC transporter permease, with protein MNAVSSSAPSAPATPQGVSTSLQSPVQPSFKPVRRRYMAPLEPVSHRAKWLLGIGFFVFFVMVWSAVTFGGMVSPTFLASPLTMMREGILLFTEFNFLHDIGMTVWRVMAGFILASAVAVPLGIAMGAWKPVEAFFEPFVSFCRYLPASAFIPLLILWAGVGETQKLLVIFIGSVFQITLMVAVTVGGARKDLVEAAYTLGASNTGIVRRVLIPGAAPGIAETLRLVLGWAWTYVIVAELIGSSSGIGHMITDSQALLNTGQIIFGIIVIGLIGLVSDFIFKTVNRRMFEWSTL; from the coding sequence ATGAACGCGGTATCTTCTTCTGCCCCCTCTGCACCGGCCACGCCTCAGGGCGTGTCAACTTCGCTGCAGTCTCCGGTGCAACCTTCCTTCAAGCCGGTGCGCAGACGCTATATGGCTCCGCTGGAGCCGGTCAGCCACAGAGCCAAATGGCTGCTGGGCATAGGTTTTTTCGTTTTCTTCGTCATGGTCTGGTCTGCCGTGACCTTTGGCGGCATGGTGTCGCCGACCTTCCTGGCCAGCCCGCTGACCATGATGCGCGAAGGCATTCTGCTGTTCACCGAGTTCAACTTTCTGCACGACATAGGCATGACGGTATGGCGCGTCATGGCCGGCTTTATTCTGGCGTCTGCCGTCGCCGTGCCCTTAGGCATTGCCATGGGCGCGTGGAAGCCGGTGGAAGCGTTCTTTGAGCCCTTTGTCTCTTTTTGCCGCTACCTGCCGGCCTCGGCCTTCATTCCCCTCTTGATCCTCTGGGCCGGTGTGGGCGAAACCCAGAAGCTGCTGGTGATCTTCATAGGCTCGGTCTTCCAGATCACGCTGATGGTTGCCGTCACCGTGGGCGGTGCCCGCAAGGACCTGGTGGAGGCCGCCTATACCCTGGGCGCCAGCAATACCGGCATTGTTCGCCGCGTGCTCATTCCCGGCGCCGCACCGGGCATCGCCGAAACGCTGAGACTAGTGCTGGGCTGGGCCTGGACCTATGTCATCGTGGCCGAGCTGATCGGCTCCTCATCCGGCATCGGCCACATGATTACCGACAGCCAGGCACTGCTCAATACCGGCCAGATCATCTTCGGCATCATCGTGATCGGTCTGATCGGCCTGGTCTCCGATTTCATCTTCAAGACCGTCAACCGTCGCATGTTCGAATGGAGCACACTGTAA
- a CDS encoding ABC transporter ATP-binding protein has product MNLLSIQGVSRTFTSHKGTSTQALLPVDFEVKENDFVTILGPSGCGKSTMLRIAAGLDFPTTGQVLLDGKVVDGPGADRGMVFQSYTLFPWLTVAQNIRFGLREKGVSEALQKERSDYFIAKVGLRGFENHYPKQLSGGMQQRTAIARALANDPKILLMDEPFGALDNQTRVLMQELLLGIWEAERKTVMFVTHDIDEAIFMANRVAVFSARPGRIKADIPVNLPHPRHYTVKTSPEFMELKARLTEEIRAEALAAAAH; this is encoded by the coding sequence ATGAATCTGCTGTCCATTCAAGGTGTTTCTCGCACCTTCACCAGCCACAAAGGCACGAGCACCCAGGCCTTGCTGCCTGTGGATTTCGAGGTCAAGGAAAACGACTTCGTCACCATCCTCGGCCCATCGGGCTGCGGAAAATCCACCATGCTGCGCATTGCTGCAGGCCTGGATTTTCCGACCACTGGCCAGGTGCTGCTGGACGGCAAGGTGGTGGACGGCCCCGGCGCCGACCGCGGCATGGTGTTCCAGAGCTACACGCTTTTCCCCTGGCTTACCGTGGCTCAGAACATTCGCTTTGGTCTGCGTGAAAAAGGAGTCAGCGAGGCGCTGCAAAAAGAACGCAGCGATTACTTCATCGCCAAGGTGGGGCTGAGAGGTTTCGAAAACCACTATCCCAAGCAGTTGTCGGGCGGCATGCAGCAGCGCACCGCCATTGCGCGGGCGCTGGCCAACGACCCCAAGATTTTGCTGATGGACGAGCCTTTTGGCGCATTGGACAACCAGACGCGCGTGCTGATGCAAGAGCTGCTGTTGGGTATCTGGGAAGCCGAGCGCAAAACCGTGATGTTCGTGACCCACGATATCGACGAAGCCATTTTCATGGCCAATCGGGTGGCGGTTTTCAGCGCTCGCCCCGGTCGCATCAAGGCCGATATTCCGGTCAACCTGCCGCATCCCCGGCACTACACCGTCAAGACTTCACCGGAGTTCATGGAACTCAAGGCTAGGCTGACGGAAGAAATTCGGGCCGAGGCTCTGGCCGCTGCTGCACACTGA
- the hutC gene encoding histidine utilization repressor, which yields MNSQAALSRSTVRPARDVPLALYQQVKEHVLRKISDGSLAAGERIPSEQELVQQFGVARMTANRALRELAEQGVIVRVAGVGSFVAEEKPQSTLLRIANIGEEIAQRGHDHRFELISMNRESASLEVAAALDLSVGASVFHLQGVHFENEVPVQLEDRYVNPRLVPDFMNQDFSAVQPSVYLVRNVQYDQIEHVVDAMLPTAEQAQWLQMSADQPCLMLTRRTWLRGTPITWVHCVHPGMRYRLGSRFRTDSVHGG from the coding sequence ATGAACTCCCAAGCCGCCCTCTCCCGCAGCACAGTCAGGCCAGCCCGTGACGTGCCCCTCGCTCTGTACCAGCAGGTCAAGGAGCATGTGCTGCGCAAGATCAGCGACGGCTCGTTGGCGGCGGGCGAACGCATTCCCTCGGAGCAGGAACTGGTGCAGCAATTTGGCGTGGCGCGCATGACGGCCAACCGCGCCCTGCGCGAGCTGGCCGAACAAGGCGTCATCGTGCGCGTGGCTGGCGTGGGCTCGTTTGTGGCCGAAGAAAAGCCGCAATCCACATTGCTGCGAATTGCCAATATCGGCGAAGAAATCGCGCAACGCGGCCACGACCACCGCTTTGAGCTCATTAGCATGAACCGCGAATCGGCCTCCCTGGAGGTCGCTGCCGCCCTGGACTTGAGCGTGGGCGCCTCGGTGTTTCATCTGCAAGGCGTGCACTTCGAGAACGAGGTCCCGGTTCAACTCGAGGATCGCTACGTCAATCCACGCCTGGTGCCGGATTTCATGAACCAGGATTTTTCGGCAGTTCAGCCCTCGGTCTATCTGGTGCGCAATGTGCAGTACGACCAGATTGAACATGTGGTCGATGCCATGCTGCCCACGGCCGAGCAAGCGCAGTGGCTGCAGATGTCGGCCGATCAACCCTGCCTGATGCTGACACGCCGCACATGGCTGCGTGGCACTCCGATTACCTGGGTGCATTGCGTGCATCCGGGCATGCGCTACCGACTCGGTAGCCGGTTCCGCACGGATTCCGTTCACGGCGGCTAA